A part of Leishmania braziliensis MHOM/BR/75/M2904 complete genome, chromosome 30 genomic DNA contains:
- a CDS encoding putative mitotic cyclin codes for MSTDLAIVTTVSSDSVSRLFGPAGAMDFRSNPGMKSEFEDPKAIFNKMKQKDVKPLSDISVLKRTIYNYKNRRIITRWLRDVCGAFNLRSTTLCLAVQLADSYIVGNLHQLELQKCQLAAVTALWIAAKFEEMDADLPSLRKIVDVCDGAYTKEHVLAMEESILGFYKWYLPHITVVNHVYLQLHLIGDPALIDSQPQEEVPPAISVELLVLNADEGRTWVSLILESHQTLQDCLDQLFSASNMLYSTLAAVFQLFGSCFLLAERLPLTTVVGNLPLDGKGCRRLFLCSLSSQVTSTFAERGSYVILRSINSNLLDLCDILTQEVVTHVEFLRLYSYVTAFGVVGLALCLVSPDKDENRRLLQHVHKKLDISATQGLAVADLLTSKYKEALPTIRESKSLPHPSENFRDTLCYCFDRRLS; via the coding sequence ATGTCAACAGATCTCGCGATTGTGACTACGGTCAGCTCCGACTCTGTCAGCCGGCTCTTCGGCCCCGCTGGTGCAATGGACTTTCGGTCCAACCCGGGCATGAAGAGCGAGTTCGAGGATCCAAAGGCGATCTTCAACAAGATGAAGCAGAAGGATGTGAAACCACTCTCCGACATTAGCGTGTTGAAGAGAACCATCTACAACTACAAGAATCGCCGCATCATCACACGCTGGCTTCGCGACGTCTGTGGCGCGTTCAATTTGCGAAGCACCACCCTGTGTCTCGCTGTTCAGCTTGCTGACTCATACATTGTCGGCAACCTGCACCAGCTCGAGTTGCAGAAGTGCCAGTTGGCGGCTGTTACAGCCCTGTGGATTGCAGCCAAGTTTGAGGAGATGGATGCAGACTTGCCTAGTCTGCGCAAGATAGTCGATGTCTGCGACGGGGCCTACACTAAGGAGCACGTTCTGGCCATGGAGGAGTCCATCCTCGGCTTCTACAAGTGGTACCTGCCCCACATAACGGTGGTAAACCACGTCTATCTGCAGCTGCATCTCATCGGCGACCCCGCACTGATTGACTCGCAGccgcaggaggaggtgccACCGGCTATCTCGGTCGAACTGCTCGTACTGAACGCCGACGAGGGTCGCACCTGGGTCAGCCTTATTCTGGAGTCTCACCAGACTCTCCAAGATTGCCTTGATCAGCTATTCTCCGCCTCAAACATGCTGTACAGCACCTTAGCGGCCGTTTTTCAACTATTTGGCAGTTGCTTCCTACTGGCGGAGCGCTTGCCACTCACAACAGTGGTTGGGAATCTCCCATTGGATGGCAAAGGCTGTCGtcgcctctttctgtgctCCTTGAGCAGCCAGGTCACCTCGACGTTTGCAGAGCGTGGCTCGTATGTCATCCTGCGCTCCATTAACTCGAACCTTCTAGACTTATGCGACATCCTCACCCAGGAGGTGGTGACACACGTGGAGTTCCTTCGCTTGTACAGCTATGTGACCGCCTTTGGCGTAGTGGGACTCGCGCTGTGTCTTGTGTCCCCGGACAAGGACGAGAACAggcgtctcctgcagcacgTACACAAAAAGCTGGACATCTCCGCGACGCAGGGTTTGGCTGTCGCAGACTTGCTCACCTCCAAGTATAAGGAAGCGCTGCCGACCATCCGGGAGAGCAAAAGTCTGCCGCACCCTTCTGAGAATTTCCGTGACACGCTGTGCTACTGCTTTGATCGCAGACTGTCCTAG